One Alkaliphilus sp. B6464 genomic window carries:
- a CDS encoding putative polysaccharide biosynthesis protein, translating to MSNKKLLKGAFILAFAGLAAKFLGVFFKIPLQKLIGDEGMGLFGLPYPLYTVMLSISITGFPAAVSKLISEKLASEDVYGANKIFTVSLIMLISIGLFSSAFLYFGAHYIIDLLDWPRDAYYSIVGLSIAPLFVSIMSAFRGYFQGMQLMGPTAISQIVEQIGRVLIGVGLSYYTISMGVGYAAGAASFGASAGSILGVIVLVICYFIFKKSYRIDKKEKNYTRVSSWSIVKQITWFAIPISIGGILSSIMTLIDAIMVPSRLLRGGYTVEGITVLYGQLTGKAVTLMNVPLTFSVAMAASIIPAIAESYSRRNLDELREKTKSALKITIIIALPAAIGLSILAPQIIHLLWGKGEAGGEILRVLSLNVIFISLAQILGSILQGTNKVYTPLRNLLIGVIIKIIVSYYLLVSKINILGAVVGSIIGYLVVMVLNYIEVKRSIKFKIGIKNSILKPVVASAFMVITICFIYPYIYLKFLSENIATLISIMMAMLVYFLIIYFSRAIDLSENMIIKK from the coding sequence ATGTCAAATAAGAAGTTGCTTAAAGGTGCATTTATTCTTGCTTTTGCAGGACTTGCGGCAAAGTTTCTAGGGGTTTTTTTCAAAATTCCACTACAGAAATTAATCGGTGATGAAGGAATGGGACTATTTGGTTTGCCTTACCCACTTTACACCGTAATGCTTTCTATATCTATTACTGGGTTTCCAGCTGCTGTATCTAAGTTAATATCAGAAAAGCTGGCTAGTGAAGATGTATATGGAGCAAACAAAATATTTACAGTATCTCTTATTATGCTTATTTCAATTGGGTTATTTTCTTCAGCTTTTTTATATTTTGGAGCACATTATATTATAGATTTATTAGATTGGCCTAGAGATGCTTACTACTCAATTGTAGGATTATCTATAGCTCCATTATTTGTTTCTATTATGTCTGCTTTTAGAGGATACTTCCAAGGTATGCAGCTAATGGGTCCTACGGCTATTTCGCAAATTGTAGAACAAATAGGAAGGGTTTTAATCGGGGTTGGATTATCCTATTATACAATTTCAATGGGAGTAGGATATGCAGCAGGTGCAGCATCATTTGGCGCTTCAGCTGGATCAATATTAGGAGTTATCGTGCTTGTTATATGCTACTTTATATTTAAAAAAAGCTATAGAATAGATAAGAAAGAAAAAAACTATACTAGAGTTTCATCATGGAGCATTGTAAAGCAAATTACATGGTTTGCTATACCTATTTCTATAGGAGGTATATTAAGCTCTATAATGACATTAATAGACGCTATTATGGTACCTTCTAGGCTTTTACGAGGGGGCTATACTGTAGAGGGAATTACTGTTCTTTATGGACAGTTAACAGGAAAGGCTGTTACATTAATGAATGTTCCACTTACCTTTAGCGTAGCTATGGCTGCTAGCATTATTCCTGCAATAGCGGAGTCTTATAGTAGGAGAAATTTAGATGAGCTTAGGGAGAAGACAAAATCAGCTCTTAAAATTACAATAATTATAGCTTTACCTGCTGCTATTGGTCTTTCCATATTAGCTCCACAAATTATTCATCTTTTATGGGGTAAAGGAGAAGCGGGAGGGGAAATTTTAAGGGTTCTATCTTTAAATGTTATTTTTATTTCATTAGCACAAATATTAGGTAGTATTCTGCAAGGTACTAACAAGGTGTACACACCTTTAAGAAATCTTCTAATAGGAGTTATAATTAAAATTATTGTTAGTTATTATTTATTAGTTAGCAAGATTAATATACTAGGTGCTGTTGTGGGATCTATTATTGGATATTTAGTAGTTATGGTACTTAACTACATTGAAGTAAAAAGATCTATTAAATTTAAAATTGGAATAAAAAATAGTATTTTAAAGCCTGTAGTTGCATCTGCTTTTATGGTTATTACTATTTGCTTTATATATCCATATATATATTTGAAGTTTTTAAGTGAGAATATAGCTACTCTAATCTCTATTATGATGGCAATGTTAGTTTATTTTCTAATTATTTATTTTTCTAGGGCTATAGATTTAAGCGAAAATATGATTATAAAAAAATAA
- a CDS encoding ribonucleoside triphosphate reductase — protein sequence MAVSKVQKRNGEIVDFDGSKIKDAIFAAAKSVGGTNEVKATKLSKVSIEIINETYGAGVPSVEDIQDIVEKVLIEEGHAKTAKAYILYRKKQEEIREVKNLFMDAERMIEDYVNLEDWRVNENANMGFSLQGLNNHIVESISKKYWLNKIYRKELRDAHIKGDLHIHDLGLLAPYCCGWDLEDFLNRGFKGAKGKVESRPPKHFESALGQLVNLLYTLQGEAAGAQAVSSIDTYLAPFIYYDNLGYEQVKKSMQRFIFNLNVPTRVGFQTPFTNITLDITPHELLRKQPVMIGGKLMDKTYGEFQKEMDMFNLAFCEVMMGGDGAGRAFSFPIPTVNITKDFPWNSEVVNSIMDMTRKFGTPYFANFLNSDLSPEDIRSMCCRLRLDNRELRKRGGGLFGANPLTGSINVVTLNMGRIGYLSNSMEEFKKRVRELMEISKEICETKRDVLEKYMDAGLYPYSRYYLEGVKNATGGYFKNHFSTIGLNGMNEACINLLGVDITTEEGNEFAVEIMEFMNRVIQIFQEETGSLWNLEASPAEGAAYRFARIDKKMYPKIYTQGENEPYYTNSTQLPVNYTKDVFEAVELQEKLQSLYTGGTVFHGFIGEEIKDVETCKMLIKKVMERSSIPYFTVSPTFSICSDHGYLSGEHFECPECGRDAEVWTRVVGFHRPVQAWNKGKQEEYKDRTEFEAASSLETLEVMVEENINVG from the coding sequence ATGGCTGTTTCTAAGGTTCAGAAGAGGAATGGAGAGATTGTAGACTTTGATGGTAGCAAAATTAAGGATGCTATATTTGCTGCAGCAAAATCTGTAGGGGGAACTAATGAAGTTAAGGCAACTAAATTATCAAAAGTGTCAATTGAAATAATTAATGAAACCTATGGTGCAGGTGTTCCTTCGGTAGAGGATATACAAGATATCGTAGAAAAGGTATTAATTGAGGAAGGCCATGCTAAAACAGCAAAGGCTTATATACTATATCGTAAAAAACAAGAAGAAATAAGGGAAGTTAAAAACCTATTTATGGATGCAGAAAGAATGATAGAAGATTATGTAAACTTAGAAGACTGGAGAGTAAATGAAAATGCCAATATGGGTTTTTCTCTACAAGGTTTAAATAATCATATTGTTGAAAGCATTAGTAAAAAGTATTGGTTAAATAAAATATATCGTAAAGAATTAAGAGATGCCCATATTAAAGGGGATTTACATATACACGATCTTGGATTATTAGCGCCATATTGCTGTGGATGGGATTTAGAAGATTTCCTAAATAGAGGTTTTAAAGGTGCAAAGGGAAAGGTAGAATCAAGACCTCCAAAGCACTTTGAATCGGCACTAGGTCAGTTAGTTAATCTATTATATACATTACAAGGCGAAGCAGCAGGGGCTCAGGCGGTTTCAAGTATTGATACATATTTAGCACCATTTATTTATTATGATAACTTAGGTTATGAACAGGTAAAAAAATCTATGCAAAGATTTATATTTAATTTAAACGTACCAACAAGGGTTGGTTTTCAAACACCATTTACTAATATTACATTAGACATAACGCCCCACGAGTTGTTAAGGAAACAACCGGTAATGATTGGTGGAAAGTTAATGGACAAAACATATGGAGAATTTCAAAAAGAAATGGATATGTTTAATCTTGCCTTCTGCGAGGTAATGATGGGAGGAGATGGAGCGGGCAGAGCCTTTAGCTTTCCTATTCCAACTGTTAATATTACAAAGGATTTTCCATGGAATTCAGAAGTAGTTAATTCAATTATGGATATGACAAGAAAGTTTGGTACTCCATACTTTGCTAATTTTTTAAATTCTGATTTGTCACCTGAGGATATTAGATCTATGTGCTGTAGACTAAGACTGGATAATCGTGAGCTTAGAAAAAGAGGGGGAGGATTATTTGGAGCAAATCCACTTACAGGCTCAATAAATGTTGTAACATTAAATATGGGTAGAATAGGCTATCTGTCTAACTCTATGGAAGAATTTAAGAAAAGAGTTAGAGAATTAATGGAAATATCTAAAGAAATTTGCGAAACTAAAAGAGATGTATTAGAAAAATATATGGATGCAGGACTATACCCTTATTCAAGATATTACTTAGAAGGAGTAAAAAATGCAACAGGTGGATATTTCAAAAATCACTTCTCTACAATTGGTTTAAATGGAATGAACGAAGCTTGTATAAACTTATTAGGCGTTGACATTACCACAGAAGAAGGTAATGAGTTTGCAGTAGAGATAATGGAATTTATGAATCGTGTTATACAAATATTTCAAGAGGAAACTGGAAGCCTATGGAACCTTGAAGCATCCCCGGCTGAAGGTGCAGCATATAGATTTGCCAGAATAGATAAAAAAATGTATCCGAAGATATATACTCAAGGTGAAAATGAGCCTTATTATACAAACTCCACACAGCTTCCTGTTAATTATACAAAAGATGTTTTTGAAGCTGTAGAATTGCAAGAAAAATTACAGTCCCTATATACCGGTGGAACAGTATTTCACGGATTTATAGGTGAAGAAATTAAAGATGTGGAAACTTGTAAAATGCTAATCAAAAAGGTAATGGAAAGAAGTAGTATTCCATACTTTACTGTTAGTCCTACATTTTCAATATGTTCTGATCATGGATATTTATCTGGAGAGCATTTTGAGTGTCCAGAGTGTGGAAGAGATGCAGAAGTTTGGACTAGGGTAGTTGGTTTCCATAGACCTGTTCAAGCATGGAACAAGGGTAAGCAGGAGGAGTACAAAGATCGTACTGAGTTTGAGGCAGCTAGCAGTTTAGAAACCTTAGAAGTTATGGTAGAAGAGAATATAAATGTAGGATAG
- a CDS encoding anaerobic ribonucleoside-triphosphate reductase activating protein gives MNIIGIEKSSFIDYPNNICTVLFTGGCNFRCPYCHNSSIVNNTGDKIDEEEIIDFLKKRKKFIDTLCISGGEPTLQKDLYDFICRVKEEGFIIKLDTNGTNPTILRNLIDKKLIDYVAMDIKAPLIKYPSIVKSFVDLNDIQESINILLKNKVDYEFRTTICKELLSIEDIETIAKELKGCKTYVLQNFRDGETVLAGKNRFTSYKAEELKEIEEAISSLLNKVVIR, from the coding sequence ATGAATATTATAGGAATAGAAAAGTCTTCCTTTATAGACTATCCGAATAATATTTGTACTGTACTATTTACAGGAGGGTGTAACTTTAGGTGCCCTTACTGTCATAATAGCTCTATTGTAAATAATACAGGAGATAAGATAGATGAAGAGGAGATAATTGATTTTTTAAAGAAGAGAAAGAAGTTTATAGATACCTTATGTATTTCTGGAGGAGAGCCAACACTTCAAAAAGACTTATATGATTTTATTTGTAGAGTTAAAGAAGAAGGTTTTATTATAAAATTAGATACTAATGGTACAAATCCTACCATATTAAGAAATTTAATAGATAAAAAACTAATAGATTATGTTGCCATGGATATAAAGGCACCCTTGATTAAATATCCATCTATTGTTAAATCTTTTGTGGATTTAAATGACATACAAGAGAGCATAAATATTTTATTGAAAAATAAAGTTGATTATGAGTTTAGAACTACAATATGCAAAGAGCTACTTAGCATAGAAGATATTGAAACAATAGCTAAAGAACTTAAAGGCTGTAAAACATATGTGCTGCAAAACTTTAGGGATGGAGAAACAGTTTTAGCAGGGAAAAATAGATTTACATCATATAAAGCTGAGGAGCTAAAAGAGATCGAGGAAGCTATATCTTCCCTATTAAATAAGGTCGTTATTCGATAA
- a CDS encoding methyltransferase domain-containing protein codes for MEWIKDFYIDQYNFMMKLMGEASLEITKHHLNQVKIIKEACEVYGGNILELGAGFGQFAVAAAEGGYNVTAIELASNAVQNMKELSNRYLAGGIEIIEGDFYEINLDKQFDVVCYWDGFGIGSDKEQRHLLNRINNWLKPEGVAFIDIYTPWYWAAVSGQEMDFGKIKRKYSFDAKECCMLDTWWLEGEEDKSVTQKLRCYSPVDMDLLLQGIGLKIESIEPGGGIKDYKTLEYEEKVSLDKAMSYRVKLVKEFKERPEHDLECSKLNEDKVKKYIYEPEDSTIKYNKLIRDKIPEICSKNGKEAITKELNDEEFADFLAYKLKEESEEYIESREIEEIADVLEVIHAITKNSGKRCIDVENIMIAKREERGGFDKKLLLIETRSKK; via the coding sequence ATGGAATGGATAAAAGATTTTTATATAGATCAGTATAATTTTATGATGAAATTGATGGGGGAAGCCTCACTAGAAATAACTAAACACCACTTGAATCAAGTAAAAATTATAAAAGAAGCATGTGAAGTATATGGAGGGAATATTTTAGAGTTAGGAGCAGGCTTCGGACAATTTGCAGTAGCAGCTGCTGAAGGTGGTTATAATGTAACAGCTATAGAACTTGCCTCCAACGCAGTCCAAAATATGAAGGAACTATCTAATAGATATTTGGCTGGCGGTATAGAAATTATAGAAGGAGATTTTTATGAAATTAACCTAGATAAACAATTCGATGTAGTATGCTATTGGGATGGATTTGGAATTGGTTCTGATAAAGAGCAAAGACATTTACTTAATCGTATTAATAATTGGTTGAAACCAGAAGGTGTTGCATTTATTGATATATACACACCATGGTACTGGGCGGCCGTTAGTGGACAGGAAATGGACTTTGGTAAGATAAAAAGAAAATATAGTTTCGATGCTAAAGAATGTTGTATGTTAGATACATGGTGGTTAGAAGGTGAAGAAGATAAATCTGTAACACAGAAATTACGTTGCTATTCTCCAGTAGATATGGATTTATTACTCCAAGGTATTGGACTGAAAATTGAAAGCATTGAACCTGGAGGAGGAATTAAGGATTATAAAACATTAGAATATGAAGAAAAGGTGTCATTGGATAAAGCAATGTCCTATAGAGTTAAATTAGTAAAAGAATTCAAGGAACGACCAGAACATGATTTAGAGTGTAGCAAGCTTAACGAAGATAAAGTAAAAAAGTATATTTACGAACCAGAGGATTCGACAATAAAGTATAACAAACTTATAAGAGATAAAATTCCAGAAATTTGTTCTAAGAATGGAAAAGAGGCAATAACAAAAGAGCTAAACGATGAAGAATTTGCAGATTTTTTAGCATATAAGTTAAAAGAAGAAAGTGAAGAGTATATAGAAAGTAGAGAAATAGAGGAAATTGCTGATGTGCTAGAAGTTATACATGCTATAACAAAAAATTCTGGTAAGAGATGTATAGATGTAGAAAATATAATGATTGCAAAGAGGGAAGAAAGAGGTGGTTTTGATAAAAAATTATTATTAATCGAAACTAGATCTAAAAAATAA
- a CDS encoding uridine kinase codes for MIEIIKTIIDLKNKQSNTMVAIDGLGGSGKTTITKSIAENLKTKGYNPVIIHIDDFIQPKSVRYNEKYEEWFCYYHLQWRYKYLIDNILCPIYDGEKMIDRKIELYDKDIDEYKVKDFKYDSDKSLLIIEGVFLQRPELKKFLNYVIYLDIPKDIRLERVIKRDRYIGNDQQIVDKYKTRYFPAEERYISTCCPKDNADLVISYI; via the coding sequence ATGATAGAAATTATTAAAACAATAATTGATCTTAAAAATAAACAAAGCAATACTATGGTAGCTATTGATGGTCTGGGCGGATCGGGCAAAACAACAATAACAAAGAGTATAGCAGAAAATTTAAAAACTAAAGGTTACAATCCAGTTATTATACATATTGATGATTTTATTCAGCCCAAATCAGTTAGATACAATGAAAAATATGAAGAATGGTTTTGCTACTACCATTTACAGTGGAGGTATAAGTATTTAATAGATAATATATTATGCCCAATTTATGACGGAGAAAAAATGATAGATAGAAAAATAGAGTTATATGATAAAGACATAGATGAATATAAAGTAAAAGATTTTAAATATGACTCAGATAAATCACTGTTGATTATTGAAGGTGTTTTTCTTCAAAGACCAGAACTAAAAAAATTTTTGAATTATGTAATATATCTTGATATACCAAAAGATATAAGGTTAGAAAGAGTGATTAAAAGAGATAGATATATAGGAAACGATCAGCAAATAGTAGATAAATATAAAACAAGGTATTTCCCAGCTGAAGAAAGATATATATCTACATGCTGTCCGAAAGATAATGCAGATCTAGTTATTAGCTACATCTAA
- a CDS encoding pyridoxamine 5'-phosphate oxidase family protein, translating to MFKEMRRKDKEITKDEIEEILTKGEYGVLSTIDDNGYPYTVPLSFVYYNNSIYFHCAIEGQKLDNMRQNDKVSFCVVTDTEVLAKKFTTKYKSVVIFGAASEVVDSLKEEVLFELANKYSPQFLVEGKKYIQNAKDKTKVIKIDIHHITGKAGK from the coding sequence ATGTTTAAAGAAATGAGAAGAAAAGATAAGGAAATAACAAAAGATGAAATAGAAGAAATTTTGACCAAAGGAGAATATGGAGTTCTTTCCACGATTGATGATAATGGATACCCATATACTGTTCCTTTAAGTTTTGTTTATTATAATAATAGTATATATTTTCATTGTGCTATTGAAGGGCAAAAACTTGATAATATGAGGCAAAATGATAAAGTATCTTTTTGTGTGGTTACAGACACAGAAGTATTGGCTAAAAAGTTTACCACAAAATATAAAAGTGTGGTGATTTTTGGTGCAGCAAGTGAAGTAGTAGACTCTTTAAAAGAAGAGGTTTTATTTGAACTTGCAAATAAGTATTCTCCACAGTTTTTAGTAGAAGGAAAAAAATATATACAAAATGCTAAGGACAAGACAAAAGTAATAAAAATAGATATACACCATATAACAGGAAAGGCTGGAAAGTAA
- a CDS encoding GNAT family N-acetyltransferase — translation MYYTDKKVDYDKLKTLFNDVGWNDKTEDTNRLKAMVENSQIVVTAWDEEIMVGFARCTTDYVFNGQINNVVVDSKYRRKGIGKVLINKILDSSKQVTYMLRGSISNEEFYRGLGFEDGPISLVYKRKE, via the coding sequence ATGTATTATACAGATAAAAAAGTTGATTATGATAAGTTAAAAACTTTGTTTAATGATGTAGGATGGAATGATAAAACTGAGGATACTAATAGATTAAAAGCCATGGTAGAGAATTCTCAAATAGTAGTTACTGCATGGGATGAAGAAATAATGGTTGGATTTGCCAGGTGTACAACTGATTATGTATTTAATGGACAAATAAATAATGTAGTGGTTGATTCAAAATACAGGAGAAAAGGTATTGGCAAAGTTTTAATAAATAAGATATTAGATAGTAGCAAACAAGTTACATACATGTTAAGGGGAAGTATTAGTAATGAGGAATTCTATAGAGGTTTAGGTTTTGAAGATGGTCCAATATCTTTGGTTTATAAACGCAAAGAATAA
- a CDS encoding S8 family serine peptidase, producing MKRFLCLFIVMVILLVGCTPSKAIQTKSSESSEPSESSVLYKTMLSPDNKLSIVRKPNAADYSFIHPGKMTELPSYNPNSGQMWQVDLRSSDLTNLDLSEKLDDLLYADFDSKTKWPNKLPYGFEPQMIMELGKNPGLRLRELHKKGITGKGIGLAIIDQGLLVDHMEYKEQLKMYEEIHCSDENASMHGPAVASIAVGKTVGVAPEADLYYIAETHGVFNEKGQFDLDLSWLAKSIDRIVEVNKTLPEGEKIRVISISLGIGGNANGYGKALESIKKAKQEGIYTVYVGSNQYMGLGRDPLKNADDITSFTKGEFWKKQEYNKYQLLIPMDSRCTASPTGVNDYVFYRKGGLSWSIPYVAGLYALACQVKPDITPDVFWEEAFNTSDTISADNSSKTTFGRIVNPVKLIEKIEKMK from the coding sequence ATGAAAAGATTTTTGTGTTTATTTATAGTAATGGTGATTTTGTTGGTTGGATGTACCCCATCTAAGGCAATACAAACAAAATCATCGGAATCGTCAGAACCATCAGAGTCATCAGTTCTGTATAAGACTATGCTTTCACCAGATAATAAATTGAGTATTGTCAGAAAACCTAATGCAGCAGATTATTCTTTCATTCATCCAGGAAAAATGACTGAATTGCCAAGCTATAATCCAAATTCAGGTCAAATGTGGCAGGTGGATTTAAGAAGTAGTGACCTAACGAATCTTGACTTATCAGAAAAGCTTGATGACCTGCTTTATGCTGATTTTGATAGCAAGACCAAATGGCCTAATAAATTACCTTATGGTTTTGAGCCGCAGATGATAATGGAGTTAGGAAAAAATCCTGGCCTGAGATTAAGAGAACTTCATAAAAAAGGAATTACGGGAAAAGGAATTGGTCTAGCAATAATTGACCAGGGATTGTTAGTTGATCATATGGAGTATAAAGAACAGTTAAAAATGTATGAAGAAATTCATTGTTCTGATGAAAATGCATCAATGCATGGACCTGCAGTTGCATCTATTGCTGTAGGGAAGACAGTTGGAGTAGCACCTGAAGCAGATCTTTATTATATTGCTGAAACGCATGGAGTTTTCAATGAAAAAGGGCAATTTGATTTGGATCTTTCCTGGCTTGCAAAATCTATAGACCGTATTGTTGAAGTTAATAAGACATTGCCTGAAGGTGAAAAAATCAGAGTCATATCAATTTCCTTAGGAATAGGAGGAAATGCAAATGGATATGGGAAAGCGCTAGAGTCTATTAAAAAGGCAAAACAGGAAGGAATCTATACTGTATATGTAGGAAGTAACCAATATATGGGACTTGGTCGTGATCCTTTAAAAAATGCAGATGATATTACTTCATTTACAAAAGGAGAGTTTTGGAAGAAACAAGAATATAATAAGTACCAGCTTTTAATTCCTATGGATTCTAGATGTACTGCCAGTCCTACGGGTGTTAATGATTATGTGTTTTATAGGAAAGGTGGTCTGAGTTGGTCAATACCTTATGTTGCAGGGTTATATGCATTGGCATGTCAAGTTAAACCTGATATTACACCTGATGTTTTTTGGGAAGAAGCATTTAATACAAGCGATACAATATCTGCCGACAATAGTAGTAAAACGACATTTGGAAGAATTGTTAATCCAGTAAAATTAATTGAAAAAATTGAGAAAATGAAATAG
- a CDS encoding GNAT family N-acetyltransferase, translating to MNYRKIKLNDSSDDKELELLLTQIAKWHNTTPKLWMPDYRVSTVDIEETVQRIRNTKNEDLFLVIAENDEDQVQGFIWAYKQEKPQYSVMILSLYITEGYRGRGIATNLKILLEQWCRLEGIKTIQTTIHYNNHNMMALNQKLGYIPGMVYMTKTV from the coding sequence ATGAACTACAGAAAAATCAAACTTAATGATAGTAGTGACGACAAGGAATTAGAGTTACTTTTAACTCAAATTGCAAAATGGCATAATACTACACCAAAGTTATGGATGCCAGATTACAGAGTATCAACTGTAGATATAGAGGAAACAGTGCAAAGAATTCGAAATACAAAAAATGAAGACTTATTTCTCGTCATTGCAGAAAACGATGAAGACCAAGTACAGGGATTTATATGGGCATATAAACAAGAAAAACCTCAATACAGTGTCATGATTCTATCATTGTATATTACAGAAGGCTACAGAGGGCGTGGTATAGCTACAAATCTAAAAATATTATTAGAACAATGGTGTCGCCTTGAAGGCATTAAAACCATACAGACAACAATTCATTACAACAATCATAATATGATGGCATTGAATCAAAAACTTGGATATATCCCAGGTATGGTATATATGACTAAAACCGTATAA
- a CDS encoding class I SAM-dependent methyltransferase has translation MEYMGSKEYRDKKFLNRSDKLLSPEKSIIENIKYFKEGSVLDIACGDGRNTLLFLEKGFRVTGIDFSSKALERLEMFARRNNYLVNTKQIDLSTSNSLKNIGIFDNIVINHYRLNKEQLADMKNHIADDGILFICGFGYKHKVNSKIRKEDLIQSTDFDDMDKSFDLISYIENEDDRGFFVTYIFRKKKS, from the coding sequence ATGGAATACATGGGAAGTAAAGAATACCGGGATAAAAAGTTCTTAAATAGAAGTGATAAACTATTAAGTCCTGAAAAATCAATAATTGAAAATATAAAATATTTCAAAGAAGGTTCTGTTCTTGATATAGCCTGTGGAGATGGTAGAAATACTCTACTTTTTCTTGAAAAAGGCTTTAGGGTAACAGGAATTGACTTTAGTAGTAAAGCACTTGAACGTTTGGAGATGTTTGCTAGAAGAAATAATTATTTAGTGAATACAAAACAAATTGATTTAAGTACATCAAATTCATTAAAGAATATTGGTATATTTGATAATATTGTAATTAATCACTATAGATTAAATAAGGAGCAGCTTGCAGACATGAAAAATCATATAGCTGATGATGGTATTTTATTTATCTGTGGCTTTGGATATAAGCATAAAGTTAATTCTAAAATTAGAAAAGAGGATTTAATTCAATCAACTGACTTTGATGACATGGACAAGTCATTTGATCTAATTAGTTATATTGAAAATGAAGACGATAGAGGTTTTTTTGTCACTTATATTTTTCGTAAGAAGAAAAGCTAA
- a CDS encoding GNAT family N-acetyltransferase: MEYRLLKREEIERLREIDRSEIIEKLYLENNGRLELKNEFYDVKNEWWINEEVEKILVPRLYDLFDRGGTIIGVFKGREISGMVALESEFIGKNKDQLKLDILFVSKKHRKTGIGKNLMNLAIEKAREKGASKLYISATPSQNTVDFYLSLGCKVATEIDKELFELEPEDIHLELEL, encoded by the coding sequence ATGGAATATAGACTTTTAAAAAGAGAAGAAATAGAAAGATTAAGAGAGATAGATCGAAGTGAAATTATTGAGAAATTATATTTAGAAAATAATGGTAGGTTAGAATTGAAAAATGAATTTTATGATGTTAAAAATGAATGGTGGATTAATGAAGAAGTTGAAAAAATACTAGTACCACGTCTATACGATTTATTTGATAGAGGAGGAACAATAATCGGAGTTTTTAAAGGTAGAGAGATCAGCGGTATGGTGGCATTAGAAAGCGAATTTATCGGCAAGAATAAGGACCAACTTAAACTGGATATTCTTTTTGTCAGTAAAAAACATAGAAAAACAGGGATAGGTAAAAATCTTATGAACCTTGCAATAGAAAAAGCTAGAGAAAAAGGCGCATCTAAATTGTATATTTCTGCTACACCTTCTCAAAATACTGTAGATTTTTATCTGAGTCTAGGCTGTAAGGTTGCAACTGAAATTGATAAAGAACTATTTGAATTGGAACCTGAGGATATTCATTTAGAGCTTGAATTATAA